In Candidatus Cloacimonadota bacterium, the following are encoded in one genomic region:
- a CDS encoding dihydrofolate reductase: MNELKISIVAAVAKNRVIGLANRIPWSLPEDLKHFKNLTWGNIVVMGRKTIESIGKPLPGRVNILFSRKQTDEDVYRVADIDEFFLLIDQKMNSGEWQEKEIFIIGGETLFELFLPYAQKLYLTRINEDFAGDTYFPLYDEDEWLLISSEKGKRDEDNPFDYDFMTYQKRTTV, encoded by the coding sequence ATGAATGAGTTAAAGATATCAATTGTTGCAGCCGTAGCGAAGAACAGGGTAATTGGTTTGGCAAACAGGATACCGTGGTCTTTGCCGGAAGATTTAAAGCACTTTAAGAACTTAACTTGGGGTAATATCGTCGTAATGGGTAGAAAGACTATAGAATCTATCGGAAAACCGCTCCCCGGTCGTGTCAATATCCTATTTTCCCGTAAACAGACGGACGAAGATGTCTATCGGGTTGCTGATATAGACGAGTTTTTTCTCCTGATAGATCAGAAAATGAATTCAGGTGAGTGGCAGGAAAAAGAGATTTTCATCATCGGAGGCGAGACACTCTTCGAACTCTTCCTTCCCTATGCGCAAAAACTCTATCTGACCAGAATCAATGAGGATTTTGCCGGAGATACATACTTTCCTCTCTATGACGAGGATGAATGGTTGCTTATCTCTTCCGAAAAGGGGAAAAGAGATGAAGATAACCCTTTCGATTATGACTTTATGACATATCAAAAGAGAACTACCGTATGA
- a CDS encoding molybdopterin-dependent oxidoreductase, with product MSRLKELNTPIFWAEGHPGRLKREKWEIKISGTCQNPQVLNWDYLMNMPKTVAEARLTSVTRFSVFGRWGGVKLSDVAEAAGINEETNFVRFWSVGKFYDTSIPLDIAMQERTLLAYEFDDQWLEEDYGGPVRLFCPYLWGYKSAKSVVEVIFSEKYVSGFWEKRGYPDDAYITAGFMRDVNSGFKLRQIPDGEVKRFLDE from the coding sequence ATGAGCAGATTAAAAGAACTTAATACACCGATATTCTGGGCTGAAGGTCATCCTGGAAGATTAAAGAGAGAGAAGTGGGAGATTAAGATCAGTGGTACTTGTCAAAATCCACAGGTCCTGAACTGGGATTATCTCATGAACATGCCAAAAACAGTAGCTGAAGCGAGATTGACGAGTGTTACCCGCTTTTCGGTCTTTGGTCGTTGGGGTGGAGTTAAATTATCCGATGTGGCAGAAGCTGCAGGGATCAATGAGGAGACTAACTTTGTGAGGTTTTGGTCAGTCGGCAAGTTCTATGATACATCTATACCTCTCGATATTGCAATGCAGGAGAGAACTCTGTTGGCTTATGAATTTGATGATCAATGGCTGGAAGAGGATTACGGCGGTCCGGTGAGATTATTCTGCCCCTATCTTTGGGGTTATAAATCGGCAAAGAGTGTTGTAGAAGTTATCTTTTCCGAGAAATATGTCTCCGGATTCTGGGAAAAAAGGGGATATCCCGACGATGCCTATATTACAGCCGGGTTCATGAGAGATGTTAATTCCGGTTTCAAACTTCGACAGATACCGGATGGAGAAGTGAAGAGGTTTTTAGATGAATGA
- a CDS encoding HEAT repeat domain-containing protein: MLSVKNLLVILVILGQLTLLAAGVMKDHEYTLIDSLLVRADLETNSLNFVKDWSLSTEFKIKQIIDVINTPLEFPRFVDDLNSLIESRDLISLTNFLVPKIFEYDDYSLPIQKTVEETDEFFQQYFTQKVRQPKDLFSYGEMLFARTENYRKRAFAALTEKDMGVLTWLSYTMWSDSGDKERYQKLKPEVYRDEYEDLEMKDLKEILDKIDWGHLFTAVRVFNQGVLTLKENLHKIDFTNKSPLTRDTAWGRFIIGTKGDDVYREPFVFMIESAGNDIYYSDLYTDFKQPYYLVIDMAGDDIWRNDTPGSMNRVLGGIGWMMDLEGNDRYYGDDLAFSAFLGYQYHYDGGGDDIYRLGRYSLSAATFGLSININEEGNDIYYTTGYSHGFGGTLGTGLLIDHSGNDLYYAGGKYLHAPLRPDDYRSMAQGFGFGVRPDWGGGIGILYDESGNDSYEGAVYAQGVGYWYALGILLDSGGNDTFNAVQYAQGSGIHLAGGFLYNAEGDDTYYSRFGPGQGAGHDYAVGFFIDRAGDDHYSIDGGNGLGLTNSVGIFLDVEGNDRYERNRLTNYGYANEARDSGGIGIFMDLDGDDIYPDDTWGNNDFWIRGVYGIGIDTEQLKEEEEVVKIKIDDESLVEIDTLTTVSEIFEIASEWEVGSSIERVRRARIRILDFEEEAAEYILTEKLNTKSGLEYRAILDFAQKSELMQEYLAKGLAAEDTLTVKNTISLIGELKLAEYLPKLEKFIQEKKYLPALIGALGEFSDDTVLAMIIPFIESKSEHLRFITARSLKKIDTPLSRSYLNLMANDRSFLVRTTVKLALTRE; the protein is encoded by the coding sequence ATGTTATCAGTCAAAAATTTGTTAGTCATATTGGTAATCTTAGGTCAGCTCACTCTCCTTGCCGCCGGTGTAATGAAGGATCATGAATATACCCTCATCGACTCTCTGTTAGTGAGAGCAGATTTAGAGACAAATTCGCTTAATTTTGTGAAGGATTGGTCTCTTTCTACTGAGTTTAAGATCAAGCAGATCATTGATGTAATCAATACTCCACTGGAGTTTCCCCGCTTTGTAGATGATCTCAACTCGCTGATAGAAAGCCGCGATCTCATCAGTTTGACAAACTTTCTTGTTCCTAAGATTTTCGAATATGACGACTATTCGTTACCTATCCAAAAAACTGTGGAAGAGACAGATGAATTCTTCCAGCAATATTTTACTCAAAAAGTAAGGCAACCAAAAGACCTTTTTAGTTATGGAGAAATGCTCTTTGCACGAACCGAGAACTACAGAAAAAGAGCTTTTGCCGCTTTGACTGAAAAAGACATGGGGGTTTTAACTTGGTTGTCTTATACGATGTGGTCGGACTCTGGAGACAAAGAGAGATATCAGAAACTGAAACCTGAAGTTTACAGAGATGAATATGAAGATCTGGAGATGAAAGACCTGAAGGAGATATTAGACAAGATAGATTGGGGGCATCTCTTTACGGCAGTCAGAGTATTCAATCAAGGGGTACTAACACTGAAAGAAAACCTACATAAAATTGATTTTACTAACAAATCTCCTCTAACAAGAGATACCGCTTGGGGCAGATTTATCATCGGTACTAAAGGAGATGATGTTTATAGAGAACCGTTTGTCTTTATGATCGAGTCGGCAGGTAATGATATCTATTATTCGGATCTATATACGGATTTCAAGCAGCCGTATTACTTAGTGATCGATATGGCAGGGGACGATATCTGGCGGAATGATACCCCCGGGTCAATGAATCGTGTTTTGGGTGGTATCGGTTGGATGATGGACTTAGAGGGTAACGACCGGTATTATGGCGACGATCTGGCTTTCTCTGCTTTCCTCGGTTATCAATATCACTATGACGGTGGCGGAGATGATATTTACCGTTTAGGGCGGTATTCTCTCAGTGCTGCTACTTTCGGTCTCTCCATCAATATCAACGAAGAGGGAAACGATATTTACTATACTACCGGTTATAGCCACGGTTTTGGCGGAACTTTGGGAACCGGACTATTGATCGATCATAGTGGTAATGATCTCTACTATGCCGGTGGCAAATACTTGCATGCTCCTTTGAGACCTGATGATTACCGTTCGATGGCTCAAGGATTCGGTTTTGGGGTTCGTCCTGACTGGGGTGGCGGTATTGGTATCCTTTATGATGAGTCGGGTAATGACAGCTATGAAGGTGCGGTATATGCGCAAGGGGTCGGTTACTGGTATGCTTTGGGTATTCTGCTTGATAGTGGTGGCAATGATACCTTCAATGCCGTTCAATATGCTCAGGGAAGCGGAATCCATCTTGCCGGCGGTTTTCTATATAATGCAGAGGGTGATGATACCTACTATTCTCGTTTCGGTCCCGGTCAGGGAGCAGGTCACGACTATGCCGTCGGGTTCTTTATTGACAGGGCAGGTGATGATCACTATTCCATAGATGGCGGCAACGGACTCGGTTTGACCAACTCGGTCGGTATATTTCTTGATGTTGAGGGAAATGATCGTTATGAACGAAACCGCCTTACTAATTACGGCTATGCCAATGAAGCTCGTGACAGTGGCGGGATAGGTATCTTCATGGATCTCGATGGTGATGATATCTACCCTGATGATACATGGGGAAACAATGATTTCTGGATAAGAGGTGTTTATGGGATCGGGATCGATACCGAGCAGCTAAAAGAAGAGGAAGAAGTAGTTAAGATCAAGATAGATGATGAAAGTTTGGTAGAGATCGATACCTTAACGACAGTCTCGGAAATTTTTGAGATCGCTTCCGAATGGGAAGTTGGAAGCAGCATAGAACGAGTCAGGCGAGCCAGAATTCGCATTCTTGATTTTGAGGAAGAGGCTGCAGAATATATCTTAACAGAAAAATTGAATACAAAAAGCGGATTAGAATACCGGGCTATCCTGGATTTTGCTCAGAAATCGGAATTGATGCAGGAATATCTTGCCAAAGGGTTAGCTGCTGAAGACACTCTCACTGTAAAAAATACGATCAGTTTGATTGGGGAATTAAAATTAGCAGAATACCTTCCGAAGCTGGAAAAGTTTATCCAAGAGAAAAAATATCTGCCTGCTCTGATTGGGGCGTTAGGTGAGTTTTCTGACGATACTGTTCTGGCTATGATCATACCCTTCATCGAATCTAAATCGGAACATCTGAGATTTATCACTGCCAGAAGCTTGAAAAAGATCGATACACCTTTGAGCAGAAGTTATCTGAACCTCATGGCAAACGATCGGTCATTTTTAGTGAGAACAACCGTTAAACTGGCTTTAACGCGTGAATAA
- a CDS encoding 4Fe-4S binding protein, which produces MLRKIIEIDEEKCTGCGLCIPDCPEGALQIIDGKARLISDLFCDGLGACVGACPEDAMHVVEREAEPYNEEIVMENIIKAGVNTIKAHLQHLKEHGEHELFEEAVAVLKKKGLPIPELEEKEEKMACGCPGSHVREIKPHEEKERSAPVSTKSELRQWPVQLHLINPQAKYLDNADILLAADCTPFAYANFHQRFIKGKITITLCPKLDHGMEQYLEKLVTILKTHEIKSLTVVHMEVPCCSGIVHLAERAIRESGKNVLFRDYTISVDGQIL; this is translated from the coding sequence ATGTTAAGAAAGATCATTGAGATTGATGAAGAAAAGTGTACCGGATGCGGGTTGTGTATTCCCGATTGTCCGGAAGGGGCATTACAGATCATTGATGGAAAGGCGAGATTGATCAGCGATCTATTTTGTGATGGATTGGGTGCCTGCGTCGGTGCTTGTCCCGAAGATGCCATGCATGTAGTCGAAAGAGAGGCAGAGCCGTATAATGAAGAGATCGTGATGGAGAATATCATCAAAGCGGGAGTTAACACTATAAAAGCCCATCTGCAACATCTTAAGGAACATGGTGAGCATGAACTATTTGAAGAGGCAGTAGCAGTGTTAAAGAAAAAGGGATTACCGATTCCTGAGTTGGAAGAAAAAGAGGAAAAGATGGCTTGTGGTTGTCCCGGCTCTCACGTTCGTGAGATCAAACCTCATGAAGAAAAAGAAAGATCAGCACCGGTAAGTACTAAGTCGGAATTACGACAATGGCCTGTACAATTGCATTTGATCAATCCTCAAGCCAAATATCTTGACAATGCCGATATTCTTTTAGCTGCTGATTGTACACCCTTTGCCTATGCTAATTTCCATCAGAGATTCATTAAAGGGAAGATCACCATAACCTTGTGTCCAAAACTCGATCACGGCATGGAGCAGTATTTGGAGAAGCTGGTGACTATCTTAAAAACACACGAGATCAAATCTCTAACTGTGGTTCACATGGAAGTACCTTGCTGTTCCGGGATAGTTCATTTAGCGGAAAGAGCGATCAGAGAATCGGGCAAGAATGTATTGTTTAGAGATTATACCATCTCAGTAGATGGTCAGATATTGTAA
- a CDS encoding TetR/AcrR family transcriptional regulator, with protein MKQTRLPQDERREQIIKTSMQIINEEGYAAFTTRRLAEKIGISEPALYRHFNSKDDIIIKILEKMGELWSDINEELDRVDDLEKKLCHFVMMHFRYIEENPDILAVLFADEYLRLNDNLRKMLFQVTDQRYYFLYKLLKGGIKSGEIRGTNPIALAIIIVGAIRTTALNWRNSNYSYSLSEFGEYICTNLTNMILSSKQ; from the coding sequence ATGAAACAGACAAGGTTGCCACAAGACGAAAGACGCGAACAGATCATTAAGACATCGATGCAGATCATAAATGAAGAGGGTTATGCGGCTTTTACTACGAGAAGATTGGCGGAGAAAATCGGGATCAGTGAACCGGCTCTCTACCGACATTTTAATAGTAAGGATGATATTATAATCAAGATACTTGAGAAAATGGGAGAGCTCTGGTCGGATATTAATGAAGAGCTTGATCGGGTTGATGATCTGGAGAAGAAGCTCTGTCACTTCGTTATGATGCACTTTCGATATATCGAAGAAAATCCTGATATATTAGCTGTATTATTTGCTGATGAATATCTTCGTTTAAATGATAATTTAAGAAAGATGCTGTTCCAAGTGACAGATCAAAGATACTATTTTCTCTATAAGCTGTTAAAAGGGGGGATCAAGTCAGGGGAGATCAGAGGTACTAACCCCATTGCTCTGGCGATCATAATCGTAGGAGCTATCAGAACAACTGCCTTGAACTGGCGGAATAGTAATTATAGTTATTCATTGAGTGAATTCGGAGAATATATCTGCACTAATTTAACCAATATGATATTAAGTAGTAAACAATAA
- the hcp gene encoding hydroxylamine reductase: MFCYQCQETVKNEGCVQVGVCGKKSDTADFQDLLIHACKKLSETALIAEKKGVATDKAGEMLIEALFYTITNANFDDESIKKMIIDVCDVRKELAAQVQPDAKYRDHPTHEEMLKRAKEVGVLSIKDDDIRSLTELLIYGLKGIAAYAEHSLVLGYRLAEVENFMFRALAKTLDENRQQEEMLTLVMECGEMGVKVMALLDEANTKTYGKPEPTAVDIGVGNNPGILISGHDLRDLADLLEQTKGTGVDVYTHGEMLPANAYPCFKKYPHLRGNYGGSWWLQTKEFASFNGPILMTTNCLVPPFPSYKSRLYTTGVAGFAEVKHIPDRKNGKMKDFSEIVELAKTCPPPEKIEDGHIYTGFAKDALLANKDQILDAVSKGLVKRFVVMAGCDGRMNDRQYFTNVAENLPEDTIILTAGCAKYRYNKLPLGKIGDFPRVLDAGQCNDSYSLAVLALNLKDTLQLEDINQLPISFDIAWYEQKAVLVLLALLYLGFKNIRLGPTLPAFLSPNIAKFLVENFDIKPISSPETDVSAMMQGL; this comes from the coding sequence GTGTTTTGTTATCAATGTCAAGAGACAGTAAAAAATGAGGGTTGTGTTCAGGTAGGTGTTTGTGGCAAGAAATCAGATACAGCAGATTTTCAGGATCTGTTGATTCATGCCTGTAAGAAGTTATCAGAAACTGCTTTAATTGCCGAAAAGAAAGGTGTTGCAACGGATAAAGCGGGGGAGATGTTAATCGAAGCGCTCTTCTATACAATTACCAATGCTAATTTTGATGATGAGAGCATTAAAAAGATGATCATTGATGTATGTGATGTACGTAAAGAACTGGCAGCGCAAGTACAACCGGATGCTAAATATAGAGATCATCCGACCCATGAAGAGATGCTTAAGAGGGCGAAAGAGGTGGGTGTGTTATCGATCAAGGATGACGATATACGATCTCTGACCGAGTTGTTGATCTACGGTTTGAAAGGAATAGCTGCCTATGCAGAGCATAGCTTAGTGTTAGGATATCGATTAGCAGAAGTAGAGAATTTCATGTTCAGAGCTTTAGCGAAAACTCTCGATGAGAACCGGCAACAGGAAGAGATGCTTACACTGGTTATGGAATGTGGTGAGATGGGGGTTAAGGTTATGGCTCTACTCGATGAAGCTAATACCAAGACCTACGGTAAACCGGAACCGACAGCAGTAGATATCGGAGTAGGGAATAATCCGGGAATTCTCATCAGCGGTCATGATTTAAGGGATCTCGCTGATCTACTGGAACAGACCAAGGGAACCGGGGTAGATGTCTATACTCATGGAGAAATGCTGCCGGCAAATGCTTATCCGTGTTTCAAGAAGTACCCGCATTTGAGAGGTAACTATGGTGGTTCTTGGTGGCTTCAGACCAAAGAATTTGCCTCATTCAACGGACCGATCTTGATGACCACAAATTGTCTTGTTCCACCATTCCCGTCGTATAAATCGAGATTATATACTACCGGAGTCGCTGGTTTTGCCGAAGTAAAGCATATTCCTGATAGGAAGAACGGAAAAATGAAAGACTTTTCAGAAATTGTTGAACTGGCAAAGACATGCCCACCCCCGGAAAAAATCGAAGATGGTCATATCTATACCGGCTTTGCTAAGGATGCCTTACTGGCAAACAAAGATCAGATCTTAGACGCAGTAAGTAAGGGTTTGGTGAAGAGATTCGTGGTAATGGCAGGTTGTGATGGCAGAATGAATGACCGTCAGTACTTTACCAATGTTGCTGAAAATCTGCCTGAAGATACGATCATCCTGACAGCCGGTTGTGCTAAATACAGATACAACAAACTTCCTCTCGGAAAGATCGGTGATTTTCCGAGAGTTTTAGATGCTGGACAATGTAACGACTCCTATTCGCTTGCCGTCTTGGCTCTCAATCTCAAGGATACCCTTCAATTAGAAGACATTAACCAGCTTCCCATATCTTTTGATATTGCTTGGTATGAGCAGAAGGCGGTTCTGGTACTTCTTGCTCTGTTGTATTTGGGTTTCAAAAATATTCGATTGGGACCGACTTTACCAGCGTTTCTGTCTCCTAATATAGCAAAATTCTTAGTTGAAAACTTCGATATTAAACCTATCAGTAGTCCTGAAACAGATGTATCAGCAATGATGCAGGGACTCTAA
- a CDS encoding anaerobic nitric oxide reductase flavorubredoxin yields the protein MKIKIKNNIYWVGKTDWELRKFHGFEYSTHRGSSYNSYLIMEDKIALIDTVWSPFSKEYVKNLAKEIDLQKIDYIIANHAEIDHSGALPELMERIPDKPIYCTENGIKSLKGHYHKDWNFQPIKTGMKLSLGKKELIFIEAPMLHWPDSMFEYLTEDNVLFSNDAFGQHYATEHLFNDLVDQSELFAEAIKYYANILTPFSPLVKKKIEDFVALNLPLDIICTSHGVVWRDNPLQIVQKYLAWAQDYQEDQITLIYDTMWNGTKRMAEYIARGIQQVDPKVTVKLYNISMTDKNDVITEIFKSKGILMGSPTINKGILSALAGLLEEARGLNFKKKKAAAFGTYGWSGESVKMLTDGLKNSGFEAINDGIKALWNPDEKALEEAVHFGRSFAEAFK from the coding sequence ATGAAAATCAAGATAAAGAATAATATCTATTGGGTAGGTAAAACCGATTGGGAATTGAGGAAATTCCATGGGTTTGAGTATTCTACTCATCGAGGTTCCAGTTATAATTCCTATCTGATCATGGAAGATAAGATAGCGCTCATCGATACTGTCTGGTCACCGTTCAGTAAGGAGTATGTTAAGAATCTGGCAAAAGAGATCGACTTGCAGAAGATCGATTATATCATTGCCAATCATGCCGAGATAGACCATAGTGGTGCTCTACCGGAATTAATGGAACGCATACCTGATAAACCGATTTATTGCACTGAAAACGGCATCAAATCTCTCAAGGGGCATTATCATAAGGATTGGAATTTTCAACCGATCAAGACCGGTATGAAATTGAGTCTCGGGAAAAAGGAACTTATCTTTATTGAAGCTCCGATGTTACATTGGCCTGATAGCATGTTTGAATATTTGACAGAAGATAATGTACTGTTTAGTAATGATGCCTTTGGTCAGCATTATGCGACTGAACATCTCTTTAATGATCTGGTAGATCAGAGTGAACTCTTTGCCGAAGCGATCAAATACTATGCAAATATTCTCACCCCATTCAGTCCATTAGTAAAAAAGAAAATAGAGGATTTTGTCGCTCTCAATCTGCCGTTGGATATAATCTGTACCAGCCATGGCGTGGTTTGGCGTGATAATCCTCTACAGATAGTTCAGAAATATCTCGCTTGGGCTCAAGATTATCAAGAAGATCAGATTACCTTGATCTATGACACCATGTGGAACGGAACGAAAAGGATGGCAGAGTATATTGCCAGAGGTATTCAACAGGTTGACCCGAAAGTTACGGTGAAACTCTATAACATCTCTATGACTGATAAGAATGATGTCATTACCGAGATCTTCAAATCAAAAGGGATATTGATGGGTTCTCCGACTATTAACAAAGGTATCTTATCTGCTTTAGCAGGTCTGTTAGAAGAGGCAAGGGGATTGAATTTCAAGAAGAAGAAAGCCGCTGCTTTCGGTACCTACGGATGGAGTGGAGAATCTGTTAAAATGCTGACCGATGGTTTGAAAAATTCCGGCTTTGAGGCAATCAATGACGGCATCAAGGCACTCTGGAATCCTGATGAAAAAGCTTTAGAGGAAGCGGTTCACTTCGGAAGAAGTTTCGCCGAAGCGTTTAAGTAA
- the fetB gene encoding iron export ABC transporter permease subunit FetB, whose translation MNDYIVISNTSLIISVSLMLIVAIIALVNKLGITKSVLLGTVRSFAQLTIMGYVLEWIFDLQKWYFTVLMISIMITFATYDSYKRIDFRPSKTFFCCLSSMVVGTALPLAFMFYIVLQITPWYNPQYVIPISAMVISNTMTAISICLNTFGSELRLRRHEVEAKLSLGAKKGQSLEVIRKSAIKAGLIPTINALMVLGIVKLPGMMTGQILGGVAPIESVKYQLLIMYMISSAAAISLFLLVFLVEKGVFNNREQLRYELIK comes from the coding sequence ATGAATGATTATATAGTTATTTCTAACACTTCCTTGATAATATCAGTGTCATTAATGCTGATAGTAGCAATCATTGCCTTGGTTAACAAGCTGGGCATTACTAAAAGTGTTCTGTTGGGAACTGTTCGTTCCTTTGCCCAATTGACTATTATGGGTTATGTGCTGGAATGGATATTCGATCTACAAAAATGGTATTTCACCGTTTTAATGATCAGCATCATGATCACCTTCGCTACCTACGACAGTTATAAAAGGATCGATTTCCGTCCCAGTAAGACCTTCTTTTGCTGTCTGAGTTCGATGGTTGTCGGAACTGCCCTACCTCTGGCTTTTATGTTCTATATAGTATTGCAGATCACCCCTTGGTATAACCCGCAATATGTCATTCCTATAAGTGCCATGGTGATCTCCAATACTATGACCGCCATCTCGATCTGCCTTAATACCTTTGGCAGTGAATTAAGACTCCGCAGGCATGAAGTAGAAGCTAAACTTTCACTCGGTGCTAAGAAAGGTCAATCTTTGGAAGTTATTCGTAAGAGTGCTATCAAGGCAGGTTTAATACCGACAATAAATGCTTTAATGGTTCTCGGAATAGTTAAACTACCCGGTATGATGACAGGACAGATCCTCGGTGGAGTAGCTCCTATTGAATCTGTTAAATATCAACTTCTGATCATGTATATGATCTCGTCGGCTGCGGCTATTTCACTCTTTTTGCTCGTATTCTTAGTAGAAAAAGGTGTCTTTAACAACCGGGAACAGCTAAGATATGAGCTGATTAAATAG
- a CDS encoding ATP-binding cassette domain-containing protein, translating into MEIRCEKLRAAYEDNIVFDDLSVNFAVKSVNTIIGPSGSGKSTLLRLLAALEDPQAGTIYYDSKPHTELHPYEIRSQVGLIFQKPTIFEGTVYDNLVFGFKIRKKSYSRDEIIKVLQQVDIPVKYLDKTGNELSIGEQQRICIVRSLLLDPEAILLDEPVSALDPQRANKVLKLIRSLKTDFGKTVIMVSHNMNDALSVSDRIFFIWEGTIVYEGSPEGIQESDNSIIKRFMAGEYE; encoded by the coding sequence ATGGAGATCAGATGTGAGAAGCTTAGAGCAGCTTATGAAGACAATATTGTTTTTGATGATTTGAGTGTTAACTTTGCAGTAAAATCAGTTAATACGATCATAGGACCTTCCGGCAGTGGTAAATCAACTCTGTTACGCCTACTGGCTGCTCTGGAAGATCCACAAGCAGGAACCATCTATTATGATAGTAAACCTCATACAGAACTTCATCCTTACGAGATCAGATCTCAGGTTGGCTTGATCTTTCAAAAGCCGACTATTTTTGAAGGTACCGTTTATGATAATCTCGTCTTCGGTTTTAAGATCAGAAAAAAGAGCTATAGCCGAGATGAGATCATAAAAGTACTTCAGCAGGTCGATATACCGGTCAAATATTTGGATAAGACCGGTAATGAGCTCTCAATTGGCGAACAACAACGAATATGTATAGTTCGCTCTCTGCTCCTCGACCCGGAAGCAATACTGCTCGATGAGCCGGTCTCTGCTCTTGATCCGCAAAGAGCTAACAAGGTTCTGAAACTGATCCGCTCTTTAAAAACAGATTTCGGTAAGACCGTCATCATGGTTAGTCATAATATGAATGATGCTCTATCTGTCTCTGACCGGATATTCTTTATCTGGGAAGGCACAATAGTTTATGAAGGAAGCCCTGAAGGGATACAAGAGAGCGATAACAGCATTATAAAGAGATTTATGGCAGGTGAATATGAATGA